From Solibacillus sp. FSL W7-1464:
ATGTTTCGTAAAGACAGCTGTGCCCGAATAACCTTTTTTCACTGCCGAATGCCAGTATTGATAATAGCCTTCCAGTTGGAGATCAATTTGTTCTTCCTGACATTTTGTTTCCTGTATGCAGAAAAAGTCTGCATCCATTTCATGAAAATAATCTAGAAATCCTTTATTCACACATGCACGTATTCCATTCACATTCCACGAAATTAATTTCATCTTTCCACTCCTTTACATAAGTCCTCTTTAATTATCCTTGAAAAAAAGAGAACTCGCGCTAAATTAGCACGAGTTGAAGTCATATTTTATCTTGCACGATTAGTCTTCACCGACGATTTTTACTTCCATTTCCAAGTCGATATCGAACTTCTCTTTTACAACACGCTGGACCATTTGAATTGTATCGATATAGTCCTTTGCCGTAGCATTGTTTTTATTGACGATAAATCCTGCATGCTTTGTAGAAACTTCCGCCCCTCCGACACCTTTACCTTGCAATTCACTATCCTGAATAAGCTTACCTGCAAAATACCCTGGTGGTCGTTTGAATACACTGCCAGCTGAAGGGTATTCGAGCGGCTGTTTCGATTCACGCTGGAATGTTAAATCGGCAATCTTCTCATCGATTTTCTTTTGTTCACCATGCGCTAATTGGAACGTCGCTGACAGGACGATATAGCCTTTCTTTGCAATGATGCTTTTCCGGTAAGAAAGTTCCAGTTGCTCGTTGTTCAGCTCCAGAATCTCCCCTTCCGTTGTTAGTACTTTACACGATGTGACGATGTCTTTAACCTCTCCACCGTAAGCGCCGGCATTCATCGCCATTGCTCCGCCGATTGAACCTGGAATACCGCAGGCAAACTCAAAACCAGTTAAACTTTTAGCTGCAACTTGTTTTGACACTTCTTTAACCAATGCACCACTTTGCGCATAAACCATATCACCATCAATACGAATTTCATCCAATAACGAAAAATGCAGGACGATTCCACGGACACCACCATCACGGACAACCATGTTAGATCCGTTGCCCAGCATGAGTAGCGGTACATTATTTTCATATGCATACTTAACGACAGCCGCGGCTTGCTCTTCTGTACTCGGCAGTACTAAAATATCTGCCTTACCGCCAAGTTTTGTCATCGTATATTTTTTTAATGTTTCATTTTTTTTTATATTAGTTGAAGGAATCCATTGTAATAAATCATTTTCCCACTGTTGAATTGTCATAAAAAACATTTTCCTTTCCTGTAAAGCTGACGTACTTTTTAAGTATCTGTTTTTACAACGCTTTTTACAAGTAAAACAGCATGATTTATAACCAAGTTTTCGCCCATATTTCAATTTCTCTCACAGTTTGTTCAAGTGAACGCCCTTTATCCGTTAAATTATACTCAACACGAACCGGTACTTCTGAGTATACTTTACGTTCAACAATGCCTTCTTTTTCCAGTTCCTTTAAACGCTCTGACAATAAGCGCCCACTAATCGGCAATGCTGCTTCGATTGCATTGAAACGTTGAGGTCCTTCCAACAATTGATAAATAATTAACGCCGTCCAACGTTTACCGACAAGCTCCATTGCTTTTGACAGGCGCGGACATAGTGCTGATTCTTTCATTTTCTTCACCTCATATTTACTACTCTAAGACTAAATTTATTTAACTGCTACTTATTATATTACCACTTCTAGTTAATTACGAAAAGTAAGTAGCTTACTGCCAAGTGATTTTTTATCTAGTAATTGCTGCTGCTCGATAAAATACTAAAAAAAGAAGGGAGCCCACATCTTTGTGAGCAACCCTTCTTTACTATATGAAAAATAAATTAAGCTGTTACTTTTACTAATTTTTGCGCGGCAGCTTTAACTTTTTCTAAACCGTCTGCAATAATTTGTTCTGCAGCTGCCGGATTTGCAGCATGACCTTCGATAATAACTTCATCGATTTTTTCCATACCATATACGCCACCTGCAACAGCATCAATATAATTTGCTGACATTTCTAGTGAAGCCATTTCCGGAGTTGAATAAACGCCTCCACGTGCGTTTAATACGATATATTTTTTATCAGGCATTAAGCTTACTTGGTTACCGTTCTCATCATACTTGAATGTATAGCCTGCACCATAAGTGTAATCGATGAACGATTGTAATGCTGCCGGAATTGTTAAGTTCCATAATGGGAATGCAAATACTACTACATCAGCAGCTGTTAATGCTTCACGAGATTTATTGAAAGCCGCTAAAGAACCTGCTTCGATTGCTGATAATTCTTCGCCTGCTTGTGCTTTACCGAATGCGTTGAATAATTCTTGACCGAAATATGGCATGTTTTCTTCAAATACATCAAAAGTTGTTACGTTTAATCCTTCAACATTTGCTACTTCAGCCATGAATGTTTCATACATTTTTGTTGATACGCCATCTGGGCGGTTATTTGCTTTTACTACTAATACGTTTGTCATTTCTCATTTCTCCCTGCTATTTTCAATATTATTTATTTTTATGATTTTATCTTGTTTTAAAGTATCTCAACTTCGAGGTACTTTTATATAATAAAAGAACAACCTAAAAAAATCAATTAGATTGTCTTCATACTTTAGTCTGAATTTCTATTTTGGCTTTATATAAAATTAATATTCTAGGTGAAATTTCCGGTTTAACTTCTTTAAACTTCTGTTAAATATCACAAGAATCATCCGTACAAGCAGCGCCGTCTACCCCTTGCATTTTCAAAGGCTTACGTAAACCCGTTTCCTGTGCTGCCTTTTCAATTGTTTGTTCAAAAACTTCCTGTGGCTGTGCACCTGAAATGCCGTACTTATTATCAATGACAAAGAAAGGTACTCCACGTACGCCAAGATTTTGCGCAACCGCAATGTCTTGCTCTACCTGCTCCATATATTCATTGCTTTCAATAACTTGTCGTGCTTTTTCCGCAGATAACCCGACTTCTTCTGCTAATGTCAGTAATACATCCGTTTGCCCGATTGCTTCACCTTCTAAAAAATAAGCTTTTAAAACGCGCTCGGTAAACTCTTGTTCTTTTCCTTCTGTTTCAGACCATTTTGCTAAACGGTGCGCTTTTATAGTGTTGGCACTTTTCATTTCATCAAAATTGTATTCAAGCCCTACTTCTTTGGCACGTGCTGTCACATTTGCCGTCATCTTCTTCACTTCATCTAGTGAAATCTGGTATTTTCGTGACAATTCTTCATATACAGAGCTTGTCGTATCAACTGGTGTGGAAGGGTCCAACAGATAGCTTTTATACGCTACTTCAATCGCATCTCCATACCCAAGTTCATCTAATGCAATTTCTAATTGTTTTTTGCCGATATAGCAAAAAGGACATACATAGTCAGACCATACTTCGATTTTCATGCTAATCACTCTCCTTGTCTTGTATTGTAGCGAGCAACAATTCAAAAGTACAATGTTTGAAACTATCCCCCTAGGTCCGGGAATTTTTATTCTGTGACAACAGCTGAATAAATACTGTTCAAATACCCTATGCTAAAAAATAAAAAGGTGATATTTTGAAACAATCGCTATGGCTTCCAACACATTCAGATTTTGCTGCCCCTACTCTGCAAGAATCGATTAATTGCGATATATGTATTATCGGAGGGGGGATCAGCGGTATTTATACAGCTTATTCGCTGGCTAAAGAGGGGCTCCATGTTGTGCTGATCGAAGCAATGCCCCAGTTTGCACAAGGCACAACCGCTTATTCTACAGGGAAACTGACCGTACAGCATAATGTCATTTATTCTAAACTAAATGAAGAAGACGGGAAAATTTACTACGAGGCAAATAAACAGGCTATCGAAAAGGCTGTTTCCGAAAGCAGCACCAGCTTTTCCCGTGCTACCTCGTACGTTTATACAGCTACTCCCCAAGGAAAAGAGCAGCTTTTAACTGAGGCGGAAAGCTATAAAAAAATCGGGATACCCTTTGTTGCTACAAAAGAAATTGAGCTTTCGGTACCTGTAGAACTTGCGCTCGGCATAAAAAATGAAGGTCAGATCAATCCTGTCGAGTTCACAAATACTTATGTTCATTTAGCAAGAAAACATGGAGCACAGCTATATTTAAATACACGTGTCACTAAATTAGAAATGTCCAAAAATTGCCTTCATACAAGCAACGACCATACAGTTCATTATAAAAAGCTGATTTTATGCACACATTATCCGATTGAATCGATTCGTCAGCTTTATTCGATGAAGCTGCAAATTAAACGCTCTTACCTTACAGCTACAAAATATTCTCAGCTGCTGGAAGGGCAATATTTAAGCATCGATGCTCAAAGTCGTACAATCCGAACGGCACTAATCGATAATCAGCCTTACTTCGTCTATGGCGGACAATCGCATACAGCGGGGTCGACAAGTGATACGGATACCTTTTATGAAACATTGCAGCATGAACTAACAACAGATTTTGAGCTTCCGCCATATGAATACGGCTGGAGTGCACAGGATATTATGACCGCAGACCAAATCCCATATATAGGCCAGCTCTCTCCTAGTGATGACAGTTTATACATTGCAACGGGGTTCAACAAATGGGGGCTTTCTTCCTCACTTGTTGCGGGAACATTACTTACAGATCTTATTAAAAGAATCGCAAACCCGGCAGCCGCTATATTCTCACCGAATCGTTCAAATTTCGGGAAAACATTTTATTTTATGCTTCAAACTGGTGGGATGGTTGGAAAAGAACTTGTAAAAGGCTATATTGATCGCCCTGATGCACCTAAGTGTACACACCTTGGCTGTAAAACAAGATGGAATGTTGCGGATGATACATGGGATTGCCCATGTCACGGATCACGCTACAATGCTAAAGGTGAAGTCATTGAAGGACCTGCCGTCTATCCGTTAAAAATGAAAAAATCCGGTAACTCTTAGTGAGTTACCGGATCATTTTTTATTTCAAGTTTTCAGTTAAAACGGGAACGATTTGCTTTTTACGTGATACTACGCCCGGCAAGCTGATGCGACCGTTAACAATTGTTGCACCGAAGGCTTTCGCTGCTTCTTCGGCAACTTGTCCAGCTGCGACTGCTGTTGAATCATTGTTTAAAATGTCCGTTACGACGAAGAAGAATAAATCAAGGCCGTTATCAGCAATATTTTTGTTTAGTAAATTTTCAAGCTCTTCCTGGCGACCAAGAACGTCCTCTATATCCACGGCGTTCACCTGGGCAACAGTTGCTTTATACTCACCAAATTCAAAGCCCTTTGCATCCAATGACAATAAATCTTCCAATGACTTATCTGAAAGGTCCGCACCTGCTTTAAGCATAGCTAAACCATATTGTGCAGGATCAATATTTGCAATTGTCGCCAATTCTTCAGCAGCTTTTACATCTTGCTCTGTACATGTTGGCGATTTGAATAATAATGTATCTGAAATAATAGCAGAAAGCATTAAACCAGCAATATTAGCCGGAATTTCAACGTTATTTTCTTTAAATAATTTATTTAAGATTGTGGCTGTACAACCTACAGGCTCCGCACGGAAATATAGCGGATCAGCTGTTTGGAAATTTGCAACGCGGTGATGGTCGATTACTTCCGTGATCTGCACTTCTTCGATTCCATCCGCTGATTGCTGGAACTCATTGTGATCAACTAAAATTACTTGTGCCGCTTCGTCTTTTACGTTAGCGATTAGACGTGGTGCTTCAAAGTTGAATTTCTCCAGTGCATACTTTGTCTCGTTATTTAATTCTCCAAGACGAACTGCTTCTGCATCTACACCTAATTGTTGTTTTAAATATGCATAAACAATCGCTGAAGTAATTGTATCTGTATCTGGATTTTTATGTCCGAAAACTAATGTTTTACTCATGAGTGAGCCTCCTATAAATACTTTTCGCTCTTCATTTTAACATAACGTTCAAAAAGTGAAAAACAGAAAAAGTTTTACTAACATTACTTAGCATAAAAAAACTGTAAAGGCTAACTTATAGCCCTTACAGTTTAGCTGATTGCTATTAGATTCGATGTACTGAACGCATTTTTTGCCTTTTTAGTATACTGCTCATATTGTGGCGGGTTTTTGCTTACCATCGATTCCACCAATATATGTAAAAGAGCGAAAATAGCAATTGTACATGTGGCCCCTGCTTCTTTTGTATTAGGAACAATAAGTACCGGATTAGCCGGATCCGATTGAGATGTAAGCTCTTTGTTACGGATTGCGACAATTTTTACATTTTTCCTTTTAGCGATTTCTACTGTTGTCGCCATATCTTCATACTCTTCATCAAGCGATATAATGAACAGCAATGAATCTTCATCCATATAGGCAAGTTGTTGTGCAATTTTATCTGCCTCATGGGGTATAAAATGAACATGGTCCCGTAATCTACTAACGTTGCTATACATCCAAAATGCAACAGGTGTCGATTGTCTGAAACCTAAAAAGTGGATTCTTTTTGCTGTATGTAACAATTGTACAACTTCTTCAACGTCCTGCTCTTTTAATTGATTGAACGTTTTCGAAATGTTGGCGATATCTTTTTTTACAATGTCTGCCCCAATGTGATTTCGGATTTTTTTAACAGGCAGCGCTTGTTTCACTTCGCTTGTTTCACCATTTCCCATTAAATATTCTTTCATTTTATCTTGGAGCTCACTAAACCCCGTTAAGTCCATTGAATAGCAAAATCTTATAACAGTTGATTCACTAACATCTGCTAATCTTCCTACTTCCGAGGCGGTATGTGTCCCCACTATATTCGGGTTATCCAAAACAAACTGAGCAACTTTCCTCTGCCCCTTAGAAAGCCGTATATACTTCTTTTTAATATTCTCACAAATAGTCAAATTTCCCATCTCCCTTTCTACTATTTTTTTATTAAAATACTATCTTACTCATCCGTGTAACTTTACGTGCACTAAATTCTTAATAATAAAAAATACATTATCATGAATAATAATAGAATTCAACGAGTTTTCTGAAAAAACTTTAGTATACTAAAGAATATAATTTTCCGGGTAGAAAATTGACATACATTTGTAAAATTTATAAATTATAAAACAACTATTATTAAAAAATTGCGATGTGCATTCATATTTTAGGTATTTTTTTACAGTGTTCTAATAATATAAAAAGGGACCTAGGCTATTTTATACGCCGGTCCCTTTTCTTTCATGATAAATACTTGATGGATCACCATCCAGCATTTATCTATTCTAATTCGGTTTGTTTTGTTTCTTTTCCTAAAAAAATAACCGCTAACACACCAATAACTATGGCAACACAGAAAATCGCAAAAATATAGCTAATATCAAACCCTTTTGTCAGTAATGTTCCAACCAACAACGGACCAAAAATACCTCCAACACGACCTATCGCTGCTGCCATACCCGCTCCTGTTCCACGTACAATTGCCGGATATTGCTCAGGTGTATATGCATATAAGGCACCCCATGCTCCTAAGTTAAAGAATGAAAGCAACATACCGGAAATTAATAATATTTCAATTGTTTCTGCACCGCCGAATACAAAAGCACTTGCTGCAGTACCTAATAAATATGTAACTAATACAAACTTACGCCCAAACTTTTCGATGAACCAAGCAGCTGTAAAATAACCTGGTAATTGAGCCAAAGTCATGATCAATACATATTTGAAACTTGATATTAGATCAAATCCCTTGCCAACCATTACACTTGGTAACCACAGAAACATACCGTAGTAAGAAAATACAACTGAAAACCATAAAACCCACAGCATCAGTGTTGAACGTGCATATTTTTTCTCCCATAACGTTGCGATATTTTGAAATACCGAACGCTTTTTTGATTCCTCTTTTACCCTGAACTGTGGCGAGTCCGGTAATTTCATTCTTATATAAATTGCATAAAGTGCAGGGATTGCTGTGATTAATAGAGCAACTCGCCAGCCTTCAATTGGCCAAAATTCAGCCGGTATAACGAAATAGGCAATCAGCGCGGCAATTAGCCAGCCTCCAGCCCAAAAACTTTCAAGTAAAACAACCACTCTCCCGCGTTCTTCAGCTTTTACACTTTCAGATACTAATGTCGAAGCTACAGGTAGTTCCCCGCCAAGCCCCATTCCAACAAAAAACCGTAAAATTAAAAATAGCGTCAACGTTGTCGTAAAAGCGGATAATCCGCTTGCAACTGAGAATATTATTAATGTCCACATAAAAATCTGTTTACGCCCGACTTTATCTGCAAGCACACCAAAAAATAGTGCTCCAACTGCCATTCCGATGGAGTTTACACTTGCAATCCAACCCATTTGACTACTATTTAATCCCCAGTCAACCGCAAGTGCTGCAATGATAAAAGATAGTATACCGACATCCATTGCATCGAACATCCAGCCAACACCTGCTATACGTAAAAGTTTATTACGCGATAGAGGCTTTTGTTCATTCGTTCCCACTGACATTACTTTTCCACCTTCCATGTGTCTTTACACTTGACTTAACAACATTATTATCATACATTTCTTTCTTAAAAGTGACAACATTTTTTTAACTTAACGAATTGTTCCGACAATTTAACAATTCCTATTGAAATAAGAAACACATAGGTATAAAATGTCTTGTATACAAAAACAAATGTTCATCTAGCGAGAACAGAAGGAGTTTAATATCTATGTGGAAAGGTCTTATCGAAGAATATAAACAGTACTTACCTGTTACTGAAAATACACCAGCTTTATCATTAAATGAAGGAAATACACCACTAATTCCATTAGTAAATTTATCAAAAGAGCTTGGAATTGAGTTATACGGAAAAATTGAAGGTGCTAACCCAACAGGTTCTTTTAAAGACCGCGGGATGGTATTTGCTGTTGCAAAGGCAATTGAAGAAGGCTCTAAAGTTGTTATTTGTGCATCTACAGGAAACACATCTGCGGCTGCAGCAGCATATGCGGCACGTGCAGGCATTCAGTCTATCGTTGTCATTCCAAAAGGAAAAGTAGCTCTCGGAAAATTGGCACAGGCTTGCATGTACGGTGCAAAGATCATTGAAATTGACGGCAACTTTGATGATGCCTTAAATATTGTGCGCAAAATCGGGGAAAATACTCCGATCGCACTTGTAAACTCTGTAAATCCATATCGTATTGAAGGGCAAAAAACAGCAGCGTTTGAAATTGTCGACCAGCTTGGCCAAGCCCCTGACTATTTATGTATTCCTGTAGGAAACGCAGGAAATATTACAGCTTACTGGAAAGGCTTTAAAGAATATAATGAAGCAAAACAAAGCGGCCTTCCTAAAATGTATGGTTTTGAAGCAGAAGGTGCCGCTGCAATCGTGCAAGGAGCGCCAATTGCAGATCCTGAAACAGTCGCAACAGCGATCCGTATCGGTAATCCCGCAAGCTGGAAGTTCGCTGAAACAGCTCGTGATGAGTCAGGCGGTCTAATTGATGCAGTTACAGATGATGAAATTTTAGAAGCTTATAAACTAATCGCCAATAAAGAAGGAATCTTTGTTGAACCGGGTTCTGCTGCTTCACTAGCTGGTGTCATCAAGTCTGTGAAAGCCGGTAAAATCGCGGCAGGCAGTCGCGTTGTTACAATCTTTACCGGAAATGGCTTAAAAGATCCGGATACAGCGATGAGCGTTTCTACTGTTGACCTTGTCTCGCTGAAAAATGATGAACAGGAAATCCGTCATTACATCGAGGGCGTATTTAGTCTATGAGTAAAATGTGGCAAATCAAAGTTCCTGGCAGTACAGCAAATTTAGGTCCTGGATTTGATTCCATTGGTCTTGGACTATCACTTTATTTAACATTGGATGTCACATTACAAGACGAGTGGGAATTTGTGCATATTGGTGACAATGTGCCTACTGATACGACAGT
This genomic window contains:
- the murB gene encoding UDP-N-acetylmuramate dehydrogenase, with the translated sequence MTIQQWENDLLQWIPSTNIKKNETLKKYTMTKLGGKADILVLPSTEEQAAAVVKYAYENNVPLLMLGNGSNMVVRDGGVRGIVLHFSLLDEIRIDGDMVYAQSGALVKEVSKQVAAKSLTGFEFACGIPGSIGGAMAMNAGAYGGEVKDIVTSCKVLTTEGEILELNNEQLELSYRKSIIAKKGYIVLSATFQLAHGEQKKIDEKIADLTFQRESKQPLEYPSAGSVFKRPPGYFAGKLIQDSELQGKGVGGAEVSTKHAGFIVNKNNATAKDYIDTIQMVQRVVKEKFDIDLEMEVKIVGED
- a CDS encoding winged helix-turn-helix transcriptional regulator; the protein is MKESALCPRLSKAMELVGKRWTALIIYQLLEGPQRFNAIEAALPISGRLLSERLKELEKEGIVERKVYSEVPVRVEYNLTDKGRSLEQTVREIEIWAKTWL
- a CDS encoding FMN-dependent NADH-azoreductase: MTNVLVVKANNRPDGVSTKMYETFMAEVANVEGLNVTTFDVFEENMPYFGQELFNAFGKAQAGEELSAIEAGSLAAFNKSREALTAADVVVFAFPLWNLTIPAALQSFIDYTYGAGYTFKYDENGNQVSLMPDKKYIVLNARGGVYSTPEMASLEMSANYIDAVAGGVYGMEKIDEVIIEGHAANPAAAEQIIADGLEKVKAAAQKLVKVTA
- a CDS encoding DsbA family oxidoreductase produces the protein MKIEVWSDYVCPFCYIGKKQLEIALDELGYGDAIEVAYKSYLLDPSTPVDTTSSVYEELSRKYQISLDEVKKMTANVTARAKEVGLEYNFDEMKSANTIKAHRLAKWSETEGKEQEFTERVLKAYFLEGEAIGQTDVLLTLAEEVGLSAEKARQVIESNEYMEQVEQDIAVAQNLGVRGVPFFVIDNKYGISGAQPQEVFEQTIEKAAQETGLRKPLKMQGVDGAACTDDSCDI
- a CDS encoding FAD-dependent oxidoreductase; protein product: MKQSLWLPTHSDFAAPTLQESINCDICIIGGGISGIYTAYSLAKEGLHVVLIEAMPQFAQGTTAYSTGKLTVQHNVIYSKLNEEDGKIYYEANKQAIEKAVSESSTSFSRATSYVYTATPQGKEQLLTEAESYKKIGIPFVATKEIELSVPVELALGIKNEGQINPVEFTNTYVHLARKHGAQLYLNTRVTKLEMSKNCLHTSNDHTVHYKKLILCTHYPIESIRQLYSMKLQIKRSYLTATKYSQLLEGQYLSIDAQSRTIRTALIDNQPYFVYGGQSHTAGSTSDTDTFYETLQHELTTDFELPPYEYGWSAQDIMTADQIPYIGQLSPSDDSLYIATGFNKWGLSSSLVAGTLLTDLIKRIANPAAAIFSPNRSNFGKTFYFMLQTGGMVGKELVKGYIDRPDAPKCTHLGCKTRWNVADDTWDCPCHGSRYNAKGEVIEGPAVYPLKMKKSGNS
- a CDS encoding manganese-dependent inorganic pyrophosphatase, with amino-acid sequence MSKTLVFGHKNPDTDTITSAIVYAYLKQQLGVDAEAVRLGELNNETKYALEKFNFEAPRLIANVKDEAAQVILVDHNEFQQSADGIEEVQITEVIDHHRVANFQTADPLYFRAEPVGCTATILNKLFKENNVEIPANIAGLMLSAIISDTLLFKSPTCTEQDVKAAEELATIANIDPAQYGLAMLKAGADLSDKSLEDLLSLDAKGFEFGEYKATVAQVNAVDIEDVLGRQEELENLLNKNIADNGLDLFFFVVTDILNNDSTAVAAGQVAEEAAKAFGATIVNGRISLPGVVSRKKQIVPVLTENLK
- a CDS encoding MurR/RpiR family transcriptional regulator codes for the protein MTICENIKKKYIRLSKGQRKVAQFVLDNPNIVGTHTASEVGRLADVSESTVIRFCYSMDLTGFSELQDKMKEYLMGNGETSEVKQALPVKKIRNHIGADIVKKDIANISKTFNQLKEQDVEEVVQLLHTAKRIHFLGFRQSTPVAFWMYSNVSRLRDHVHFIPHEADKIAQQLAYMDEDSLLFIISLDEEYEDMATTVEIAKRKNVKIVAIRNKELTSQSDPANPVLIVPNTKEAGATCTIAIFALLHILVESMVSKNPPQYEQYTKKAKNAFSTSNLIAIS
- a CDS encoding MFS transporter, which translates into the protein MSVGTNEQKPLSRNKLLRIAGVGWMFDAMDVGILSFIIAALAVDWGLNSSQMGWIASVNSIGMAVGALFFGVLADKVGRKQIFMWTLIIFSVASGLSAFTTTLTLFLILRFFVGMGLGGELPVASTLVSESVKAEERGRVVVLLESFWAGGWLIAALIAYFVIPAEFWPIEGWRVALLITAIPALYAIYIRMKLPDSPQFRVKEESKKRSVFQNIATLWEKKYARSTLMLWVLWFSVVFSYYGMFLWLPSVMVGKGFDLISSFKYVLIMTLAQLPGYFTAAWFIEKFGRKFVLVTYLLGTAASAFVFGGAETIEILLISGMLLSFFNLGAWGALYAYTPEQYPAIVRGTGAGMAAAIGRVGGIFGPLLVGTLLTKGFDISYIFAIFCVAIVIGVLAVIFLGKETKQTELE
- the thrC gene encoding threonine synthase, with product MWKGLIEEYKQYLPVTENTPALSLNEGNTPLIPLVNLSKELGIELYGKIEGANPTGSFKDRGMVFAVAKAIEEGSKVVICASTGNTSAAAAAYAARAGIQSIVVIPKGKVALGKLAQACMYGAKIIEIDGNFDDALNIVRKIGENTPIALVNSVNPYRIEGQKTAAFEIVDQLGQAPDYLCIPVGNAGNITAYWKGFKEYNEAKQSGLPKMYGFEAEGAAAIVQGAPIADPETVATAIRIGNPASWKFAETARDESGGLIDAVTDDEILEAYKLIANKEGIFVEPGSAASLAGVIKSVKAGKIAAGSRVVTIFTGNGLKDPDTAMSVSTVDLVSLKNDEQEIRHYIEGVFSL